The following proteins are co-located in the Maridesulfovibrio sp. genome:
- the tolR gene encoding protein TolR → MGISTNNRGMLAEINVTPFVDVMLVLLIIFMVTAPLMTQGVEVDLPQTRNVRSLPQDNEHLVLSISDKGEIFLDEYKVGFDELQSHLEKLVKKQNKMLFLRADKNVAYGEVVKVMGEIKAAGIDRLGVVAEPVEKKKK, encoded by the coding sequence ATGGGAATTTCTACAAATAACCGGGGTATGCTTGCTGAGATCAACGTGACTCCTTTTGTGGATGTCATGCTGGTACTACTGATCATATTTATGGTTACAGCTCCGTTGATGACGCAAGGGGTTGAAGTTGATTTGCCTCAGACCCGTAACGTGCGTTCCTTACCGCAGGATAATGAGCATCTAGTGCTTTCAATCAGCGATAAGGGCGAGATCTTCCTTGATGAATACAAGGTTGGTTTTGACGAATTGCAGTCCCATCTCGAAAAGCTGGTTAAGAAGCAGAACAAGATGCTTTTTCTCCGTGCGGATAAGAATGTTGCCTACGGCGAGGTTGTTAAAGTCATGGGTGAGATCAAGGCTGCCGGGATCGACAGGCTTGGCGTAGTAGCAGAACCTGTTGAAAAGAAAAAGAAATAG
- a CDS encoding MotA/TolQ/ExbB proton channel family protein: protein MDFLPQGGIFAMLDQATIVVKCVLGLLAAMSLWSWTIIFWKLISLGRARTLILKGNKIMEEADSLSSGLTEISKTEGSPLNRIGTAAVKEYRVLEKSAVSASHKRRLIKDTLRRILRRKVSSELKKLTSSLSFLATCANGAPFIGLFGTVWGIMNSFHAIGSAKSAALAAVAPGISEALVATAIGLGVAIPATIFYNFFLGVLNGIETELVNFAGTFLNRVEREVSWVEPSGKSSASEE, encoded by the coding sequence ATGGATTTCTTACCTCAGGGCGGAATTTTTGCGATGCTTGATCAGGCCACAATTGTGGTCAAATGTGTTCTTGGATTGCTTGCAGCCATGTCCCTCTGGAGCTGGACAATCATCTTCTGGAAGCTGATCTCCCTTGGCAGGGCAAGAACCTTGATCCTTAAGGGCAACAAGATCATGGAAGAGGCTGATTCTCTTTCCTCCGGTCTGACTGAAATCAGCAAGACTGAAGGCTCCCCGTTGAACCGTATCGGAACCGCAGCGGTGAAGGAATACCGTGTGCTGGAAAAATCCGCGGTCAGTGCCAGCCACAAGCGCCGCCTGATCAAGGATACCTTGCGCAGAATCCTGCGACGCAAGGTCAGCTCTGAATTGAAAAAGCTGACATCCTCACTCTCTTTTCTGGCAACCTGTGCGAACGGCGCTCCATTTATCGGCCTGTTCGGTACTGTCTGGGGGATTATGAATTCCTTCCATGCTATCGGTTCCGCCAAATCTGCTGCACTGGCAGCTGTTGCTCCAGGTATTTCTGAAGCTTTGGTGGCAACTGCCATCGGTCTGGGTGTCGCAATTCCCGCAACTATCTTCTACAACTTTTTTCTGGGCGTGCTGAATGGCATTGAGACAGAGTTGGTCAACTTTGCAGGTACTTTCCTCAACCGTGTGGAACGTGAAGTTTCATGGGTTGAGCCTTCCGGGAAAAGTTCTGCCTCAGAGGAGTAG
- a CDS encoding NAD-dependent deacylase — MGNLKPGIEQAAKLIRKARCAIALTGAGMSVASGIPDFRSPGGLWSKHDPEKVASIRALQADPATVWKFLLEADAMLKSAEPNAGHTGLAQLEKEGYLQGVITQNIDGLHQRSGSVNVVEFHGNCSDFYCMECFAPFPAERIKSGIELPVRCLQCPGVVRPDLVFFGEQIPSEAYKAAFELADQSDLVIVAGTSGGVVPASLIPPRIQEAGGLIIEINKAPSAYSSLSDVFIQGAAEDVLPAIVQNLS, encoded by the coding sequence GCTGATTAGAAAAGCACGTTGCGCCATTGCCTTGACCGGGGCTGGGATGTCCGTTGCCAGCGGAATTCCTGATTTTCGCAGTCCGGGCGGTTTGTGGTCAAAGCATGATCCTGAAAAGGTTGCTTCAATCCGGGCCTTGCAGGCCGATCCGGCAACAGTCTGGAAATTTTTGCTAGAAGCGGATGCCATGTTGAAAAGTGCCGAACCCAATGCAGGACATACGGGGCTGGCACAGCTTGAGAAAGAAGGGTACCTGCAAGGTGTGATTACCCAGAACATTGACGGTCTGCATCAGCGTTCCGGATCGGTGAATGTTGTTGAATTTCACGGTAATTGCAGCGATTTTTATTGCATGGAGTGTTTTGCTCCATTTCCTGCCGAACGGATTAAGTCCGGGATTGAACTTCCGGTCCGCTGTCTGCAATGTCCTGGGGTAGTAAGGCCGGATTTGGTTTTCTTTGGGGAACAGATTCCGTCCGAAGCCTATAAGGCTGCCTTTGAGCTTGCCGACCAGTCCGATCTGGTCATTGTTGCCGGAACTTCCGGCGGAGTTGTTCCCGCCAGCCTGATCCCGCCGAGGATACAGGAGGCCGGGGGCTTAATTATTGAGATAAACAAGGCTCCGTCCGCCTACTCGTCGTTAAGCGACGTGTTTATTCAAGGCGCGGCGGAAGATGTTCTGCCTGCAATTGTGCAGAATTTAAGCTGA
- a CDS encoding cell envelope integrity protein TolA, with product MKIIGLFISLLLHAGLIFLALTWSISPPVKISLDMPVYKVDLVSLAPLPAAPVVKKAPAPKASAKLSKPDAVAIPDAKPKVVPKAKLETVKAPAPKPVPKPKPKPIAKPKPDTTKISPKKVKTTTTKKTVKEAEKPVEKKAPPEKKVAEKTPPKQVEKKVEKKPEISAEDSLAADLASLAKILEKQEKAERQAVASDLASLTESAKATAVTGTADGTAGASGLVQVYASIVKEAVRKNWRYPVFGQKQNLMARVQIELKSSGEISNIKLLDSSGNVDFDDSVLTALRDTEVLPKPPGTSIRNIIVNFNLHDLDQ from the coding sequence ATGAAAATCATCGGCCTTTTCATATCTTTACTGCTCCATGCCGGTCTGATATTTTTAGCCCTGACGTGGTCAATCTCACCACCGGTGAAGATTTCACTTGATATGCCCGTATACAAGGTTGATCTGGTCAGCCTTGCCCCTCTGCCTGCTGCTCCGGTTGTTAAGAAAGCACCTGCTCCGAAAGCTTCTGCTAAACTTTCAAAACCTGATGCCGTTGCAATTCCTGATGCAAAACCGAAAGTTGTACCCAAAGCAAAACTAGAGACAGTAAAAGCTCCGGCTCCTAAACCGGTACCCAAGCCAAAACCTAAACCAATAGCGAAGCCCAAGCCGGATACAACGAAAATTTCACCCAAAAAAGTAAAGACAACAACTACGAAAAAAACGGTAAAAGAAGCAGAAAAACCGGTCGAAAAGAAAGCTCCGCCTGAAAAGAAGGTGGCTGAAAAGACACCGCCTAAGCAGGTAGAGAAGAAAGTCGAAAAGAAACCTGAGATTTCGGCGGAAGATTCCCTCGCAGCTGATCTTGCTTCATTGGCTAAGATCTTGGAAAAACAGGAAAAGGCCGAGCGTCAGGCTGTGGCCAGCGATCTGGCCTCGCTCACTGAGAGTGCCAAGGCCACAGCTGTAACCGGTACTGCCGATGGCACCGCCGGAGCATCCGGACTGGTTCAGGTTTACGCTTCAATCGTAAAAGAAGCGGTACGCAAGAATTGGAGATATCCGGTTTTCGGGCAAAAGCAGAATCTTATGGCCCGGGTACAAATAGAATTGAAATCCAGCGGAGAAATCAGCAATATCAAGTTGCTCGATTCATCGGGCAATGTTGATTTTGATGACTCGGTACTTACTGCTCTGCGTGATACCGAGGTGCTGCCCAAGCCTCCGGGAACATCTATCAGAAACATCATTGTAAACTTTAACCTGCATGATCTCGATCAGTAG